Sequence from the Candidatus Edwardsbacteria bacterium RifOxyA12_full_54_48 genome:
GCGGATGCTGCCCCGTCATTGGCAGATCATAGGCGAGGTCAACCGCCGGCTGATGGACGAGGTGGGAGAAAAATACCCGGGCGATGAGCAGAAGAAGCAAGCCATGTCCATTATCTCGTCCGGCCCCGAGCCCCAGGTGCGGATGGCCCACCTGGCCATCGCCGGATGCTTCTCGGTGAACGGGGTGGCCGAACTGCACACCCGGATCCTCAGGGAGATAGTGTTTCCGGAGTTCAACGAATTCTTCCCCGGCAAGTTCAACAACAAGACCAACGGCATCACCCCCCGCCGCTGGCTTAAGAAATGCAACCCGGGGCTGTCCGAGCTGATCACCAAGCATATCGGGCCGGAGTGGATCAAGGATCTGACGCTGCTCAAGGAGCTGGCCCCGCTGGCCGGGGACTCGCTGTTCCGCGAAAGGTGGCGGGTGGTCAAACGGGAGAACAAGATCCGGCTGGCGGAATACATCCGGACCCACAACGGGCAGGAGATCAACGTCAATTCCCTGTTCGACGTCCAGGTAAAGCGTTTTCACGAGTACAAGCGCCAGCTGCTGAACGTGCTGGGGGTGATCGCCCAGTACAACCGCATCAAGAAGGACCCCAAAGCGCCGGTGGTGCCGCGCACCGTCATCTTCGGCGGCAAGGCGGCCCCCGGATATTTCATGGCCAAGCTGATTATCAAACTCATCAACTGCGTGGCCGACAGGGTCAACAGCGACCCCGATATCGGCAACAAGCTCAAGGTGGTCTTTCTGGCCAACTACGGGGTGTCGCTGGCCGAGCTGATCATGCCGGCCGCCGAGCTGTCGGAGCAGATATCCACCGCCGGGATGGAGGCCTCGGGCACCGGCAACATGAAGTTCGCCCTGAACGGGGCCCTGACCATCGGCACCCTGGACGGGGCCAACATCGAGATCATGGAGGAGGTGGGCCAGGACAACATCTTCATCTTCGGGCTGACGGCCGAGGAAGTATCCCAGTTAAGGGCCAGGGGCTACGATCCCCAAAATCAGTATCATTCCAACGGCCAGCTCAAAGAGGTGCTGGACCAGCTGGACGACGGATTCTTCTGCCGGGATGATCCCGGGCTGTTCAAGCCCATAGTGGACAGCCTGCTGAAGCAGGGCGACTACTATCTGCTGCTGGCCGACTTCGCCTCCTATATGGAATGCCAGGAGCGGGTCAGCCGGACCTATCTCGATCCCGACCAGTGGTCCCAGAAGGCCATCATCAACGTGGCCCGGATGGGGAAATTCTCCAGCGACC
This genomic interval carries:
- a CDS encoding glycogen phosphorylase produces the protein MPEKKIKISDEVTRQGIDKESLKRSFLDHISFSLAKDKYSATKRDYYLSLALAIRDRLVERWVRTQQKYYQVDAKRVYYLSLEFLMGRSLGNSIMNLEMDFACRKALEELGFDLEEMMDVEWDAGLGNGGLGRLAACYLDSMAFHALPAYGYGIRYEYGIFFQKIQNGYQVETPDNWLRYQNPWELPRPEHLYPVKFYGRVEVDKWPDGRPRFRWQDGEEVMAMAYDTPVPGHGNDTVNTLRLWSAKATREFDLSYFNSGDYVAAVEDKNQKENITRVLYPSDNVYQGKELRLKQQYFFVSATLQDAIRRYKKTQPDMTAFPEKTVFQLNDTHPAIAIPELMRLLMDQEGMEWQEAWDITGQVFAYTNHTVLPEALEHWPVDMIERMLPRHWQIIGEVNRRLMDEVGEKYPGDEQKKQAMSIISSGPEPQVRMAHLAIAGCFSVNGVAELHTRILREIVFPEFNEFFPGKFNNKTNGITPRRWLKKCNPGLSELITKHIGPEWIKDLTLLKELAPLAGDSLFRERWRVVKRENKIRLAEYIRTHNGQEINVNSLFDVQVKRFHEYKRQLLNVLGVIAQYNRIKKDPKAPVVPRTVIFGGKAAPGYFMAKLIIKLINCVADRVNSDPDIGNKLKVVFLANYGVSLAELIMPAAELSEQISTAGMEASGTGNMKFALNGALTIGTLDGANIEIMEEVGQDNIFIFGLTAEEVSQLRARGYDPQNQYHSNGQLKEVLDQLDDGFFCRDDPGLFKPIVDSLLKQGDYYLLLADFASYMECQERVSRTYLDPDQWSQKAIINVARMGKFSSDRSIKEYAEQIWQARSVPIE